One Actinomycetota bacterium DNA segment encodes these proteins:
- the msrA gene encoding peptide-methionine (S)-S-oxide reductase MsrA → MTETATFSLGUFWGVEWHFSALSGVTGTEVGYTGGTSKNPTYTNLDGHTESIQIIFDPSKVSYEDLLRHFWSYRDHTGRYKTQYESAIFAHGEEQLAKARASKAVQEKNSGLLLRVRIEPAGPFYQAEEYHQHYYAKLKGLTG, encoded by the coding sequence ATGACCGAGACGGCTACTTTCTCACTGGGATGATTCTGGGGCGTGGAGTGGCATTTCTCCGCGTTATCCGGGGTCACCGGAACCGAAGTAGGCTATACAGGCGGGACGAGCAAGAACCCCACTTATACCAACCTGGACGGTCACACCGAGTCGATTCAAATCATCTTCGATCCCTCCAAAGTTTCTTACGAAGATTTGCTGCGGCACTTCTGGAGCTATCGTGACCATACCGGCAGATACAAAACGCAATACGAGTCGGCTATTTTTGCCCACGGGGAAGAACAATTAGCGAAAGCCCGGGCGTCCAAGGCCGTTCAAGAGAAGAACTCCGGCCTGCTCCTGCGGGTGAGAATAGAGCCCGCAGGGCCTTTCTACCAAGCTGAAGAGTATCATCAACATTACTACGCGAAGCTGAAAGGTTTGACCGGGTGA